Genomic segment of Aliiroseovarius sp. M344:
CCGTGCGTTTTTCGGCCTGTTCCTCTTCATCCAGCGCGTCGATCTTGTTCAGAACAGTGACCCGCGGCTTGCCGCCCAGAATGTCGCCATAGGCCTCGATCTCGGTGATGATCGTCTGCCAGTCCGCGACAACATCTTCGACTGTTCCATCCACAAGATGCAACAGCACCGAACAGCGCTCGACGTGGCCCAGGAACAGATCGCCCAGTCCCCGCCCCTCGCTGGCGCCTTCGATCAGGCCGGGGATGTCAGCCACGACAAATTCGGCATTGTCCACGCCAACAACGCCCAGATTGGGGTGCAGTGTGGTGAACGGATAATCCGCAATCTTCGGCCGCGCGTTCGAGGTGGCGGCAAGGAAGGTCGATTTGCCCGCATTGGGCAATCCCAGCAAGCCCACATCAGCGATCAGCTTCAGGCGCAGCCAGATGGTGCGTTCAACACCCTCCTGTCCCGGATTGGCGCGGCGCGGCGCGCGGTTGGTCGAACTGGTGAAGTGCAGGTTGCCGAAACCGCCATTCCCACCTTTGGCCAAAATGAACCGTTGGCCCACTTCGGTCATGTCCGCGATGACGGTTTCTTCGTCCTCGTCCAATATCTCGGTCCCGACCGGCACGCGCAAAACGATGTCGTCCCCATCTGGCCCAGTACGTTGTTTACCCATGCCGGGGCGGCCGTTACCTGCAAAGAAGTGCTGCTGATAGCGGAAATCGATCAACGTGTTCAGCCCATCGACCACCTCGACGATGACGTCACCGCCGCGACCACCATCGCCGCCATCAGGGCCACCATATTCGATGAATTTCTCGCGCCGAAACGACACACAGCCCCCGCCGCCGGAACCCGAGCGGATATAGACCTTCGCAAGATCGAGGAATTTCATGGGGCAGTCGCCTTTTCTGGTTTCGATACTGGCGATAGAGGGAAATGGGCCGAGGCTCAAGAGTTGAAGGCGCGAGGGCACGCGATCTTGGTCAGATTCTGCGCGGTCGAGGCAGACGATAGCACCGCATTGGAAACGTGCCACCCCGGGCTTTGCAGGCCCCCATGGCGGGCGCAGTTTCGCTGAACCCAAGTTTTTCCAGCACCCGAACCGAGGCGGGGTTGTCATCATAGGCGCACGCGCCAATCACGCCCCAATCATACCGCGCCCAACAGTGGTCGATCAAAGCGCGCGCCATTTCGGTCGCGTACCCGTTGCCCCAATGTTCAGCTGCGAACATATAGCCAAGCTCTGGCCCATCTTCGTAATGTGATCCAATGCCCATCATCCCGACCATCTTGCTTTGGTGAAACACCGGGCCAACCATACCAAGTTCAGGGTCAAAGGGTTTGCAACGTTCGGTCGTATGCGCAATCTCGGCAGGCCACGGCCAACTTGCGGTCCATTTCACGACCTCATAATCCGACACGATACGATGGTAGTCATCCACATCTGATGGCTGCGCACGCCGCATCATCAACCGGTCAGTGACCAGACGGGTCATCATTGTGCACCCTCCCAATCTGCACGGTTCAAGTCGACCTTAACCAATTTAACATCAATACCTTGCGAGACACAGTAAACACTTTCAATTTTGCCGGTCGTGCGAAATCCAAGCTTGTGCAGCACCGTCTGCGAGGCCGCATTCCCTTCGAAATATCCTGAGCTGATCTGATCGATAGGGTGGTTGCGGAAGGCCCAGTTGATCAGACCACCCGCAGCTTCCGTCATCACCCCACGCCCGTGATGCGGGCGGCCGAGCCAGTAGCCCAGCGTCGGATCCAGCCCGACCACACCCAACACTTGGCCGTCTTCTTCAATGGCAAGTCCACCCAAGACCGACGTGTCTGCAAGATGGGCCAGAAACCCCGTGTAATCGGAAAACCTATAGGGGTGCGGAACGACCGTCAGCCAGCGCGCAACTTCGTAGTCATCGAGCAGTCGCACAACGTCATGACCGTCCGCAGACGTCAGTGGACGGAGCGTAAAACGCTCTGTTTTGATTTCGATTTTACACGACATGCCAATCCCTTACATCATCTTCCTGATGTAAGTCCACGTTGGAACATTGGCATTGCGCGCCACCGAATGGCTTTCCGCATCACCAATATACTCAAAACCGGCATGGGTCAGGACACGAGCCGAGGCGGCGTTGTCTTGAAACACTTCGGCAAAGATGGTGGTGTTTTCTTGCGGGTTGGCCGCGACCAAAGCCTGCACGGCCTCAGACGCGATGCCCGAGTTCCAAAACCCCGGCGCGACCCAATAGCCAAGCTGCGACTGTCCACGGTCCAGACGGCTCAGGCTGATGACGCCCAGAACTTCGCGCCCTTCCGCATGAGCCGCATCCATCACCCAGACATCTTCATCGCGCCCATCCTGCAATGCGCGGTCCACAAAGGCCTCGGCCACGCCAGGCGGCAGCGGATGTGGGATTGAACGCGTGCCAGAGGCAACACGTTCGTCGGCGGTATAGATGGAAAGCATCCCAACATCCGAACGTCGGACGGGGCGAAGAACAAAACGCTCTGCCTCGATAACAGGTTGGCGCGAGATCTCTACATGCTTCATGGCCTTCCCTCCTCTGAAAAGCGCAGGATGCACCGGCAAAGTAAGCCTTTACCCGGACATAGACTAGGAAATGGCACGGAATAAGACGAAAATGTGATTTCCCGGTGAACACCAGATAGGTACTTGAATCGAAAAGAAAAGGGGCCAGCTTTGCAGCCGGCCCCTGGTTAATCACAACCTTGTTAGGTTCGGCTTACTCAGCGGCCTCCGCCACTGGGAGAACCGAAATAAAGGTGCGGCCTTTCAGGCCCTTATGGAATTGGACGTGACCTTCGACGGTCGCGAAGATCGTATGATCCTTGCCCATACCCACATTGGCGCCCGGCCACATTTTGGTCCCGCGCTGACGCACGATAATGTTACCGGGGATCACGACCTGTCCGCCGAATTTCTTGACGCCAAGGCGACGACCGGCTGAGTCGCGGCCGTTACGGGATGAACCGCCTGCTTTTTTATGTGCCATGCTATCTCTCCTTAGCTCAGATTAGGCCAGTGTCTTGGCCTGCTCAACCCACTCGGGCTTAACTTTGACGGCTTCGAAGCTGTCAACGTCAACGGCCGCAAGTTGGGCGAAGGTGGTGATGCCAGCGTCGGCCAGCTTCTTGGCGGCGGCGGGGCCGACACCGGTGATTGCTGTCAGATCGTCTGCAGCCGCGGCCGCGGGGGCTTCAGCCTTAGCAGCTTTCTTCGGCGCAGCTTTTTTCGCAGCGGCTTTCTTGGCCGGAGCAGCGGCAACGCCACCCGGAACCGAACCTGCACCGATTGCAGCTTTCACGCCCGACTTGTCGGCACCCTTTTCCAGGATGTCGGTCACGCGGAGCAGCGTCAGTTGCTGACGGTGACCCTTGGTACGCTTCGAGCTGTGCTTACGGCGACGCTTCACGAAGTGAATGACTTTCTCGCCTTTGATCTGGTCGATGACCTCGGCCTGCACGCCAGCACCGGAAACGGTGGGGGTGCCGACGGTTGCACCAACCATCAGAATCTCATTGAACTGGACTGTTTCGCCCGCATCAGCAGCCAGCTTTTCAACGCGAAGCACGTCTCCAGCCTGGACTTTATACTGCTTGCCGCCGGTTTTCATAACCGCAAACATTTGATCTTCCTTCATATTCCGCGTCCTGTGGCCCCGACATTGCCGGTGTTTGACGAAGGGATGATCCCCTCACTTGCCTCGAACGGCGCGCCCCGATGGGCAAAGTTAAACGCTCCCACACGGGATATTCCCGGTAGGAGTGGCGGCTTATCGGGTGAAATAGCCTGCAAGTCAAGCCAGTTTCCGTGGAAAATCGGACCCTGACCGCGGGTGCAACGCCCCTTGCAGGCTTTGCCCCGACATATTAGGCCAAGACGGGAAATGTCCAGCGCGCGGCCAAGCGCCTGCACCTCGTTATACACACCGCAAGGAGCCTGCGATGCTGCCGCTCAATTCCAACCAGATCCCAGCCATGTTCAACCGCGCGTTGGGTCTGGCCCGCGCTGGAAAGTCCCGTGAGGCTTTGGACCTGTTAAGCCAGCTGTCAAAAATGGCCCCAAAACGCGCCGAAATCCCGTTTCATATGGCGCAAATTCACCTGCAGGCTGGGCGTCCGAAAGATGCAAGCCAACTTCTGGCGCACGCCGCCAAACTTGCACCCTCCGAAGTGAAGGTCTGGCAGGCCTATGCCGCAGCGATTGCGGCTTATGGCGACGACGGTGCACGAAAAGACGCAAAGGCGCAGCTAAAAGCTGCCAAATTGGGCCAGCGAGATCGCAAAGCCATCGCAAAGGCCATGGACGCGACCCTTTCCAGCACTGCGCGTGTTTCAAGCAAAGTATCGGCCGACGAGATCAACGCGCTGGTCGCACGCGTGAATGCAGGCCAGATGGCAGAGGCCGAAGCACAAGCGCGCCAATTGATCGCGACACGCGGCAAAAGCGAGATCTTGTCGACCATTCACGGTGCAGCCCTTGCCAGTCTGGGCCGCACCGATGAGGCCGAGGCCGCATTTCGAACCGCACTCAAGATCGACGCCGACTATGGCGAAGCTGCTGCGCAATTGGGGCAGTTGTTGCTGGCAACCGGGCGCCGCCACGAGGCAAAAGACATCCTTCTGCATGCGCGCCGCCTGATCCCGCACAATCCGATTGTCTTGGGAAATCTGGGCAAACTTTTTCACGAACTGGGCGCACCGCGCGACGCCTTGGACTGTCTGGATCTGCTTTTGAAACAGGATCCCGACAACCGGCTGGCACTTTTGACCCGCGCACAAGCCCATGTCACCCTGGAAAATGCCGCACAGGCCATCGCCGATCTGGATCATCTGGAGCGACTGACGCCGGCGACAGGCGATACGCTCGCGCTTGGGGCGGTCGCGCATAAATTGGCGGGCGACGCCGACAGAGCCCGTGACCTGATCGACACGGCCTTAGCGGCAGAACCAAAAAGTTTGCGCGTCGTGACCATCGCCGCCAATATCTTGCAGCAAGAAGGGGCAATGGACGCCGCCGACACCGTCTTGCGGGCGGCGCTGGCGCGGGGCGTGCGCTCTGGCACGGTTTACCGGATGATCGCACAGGGAAAGAAGCTCGCACCAGATGACCCCTTGATCGATGAGATGGAGGACCTGTGGGCACGCGACGACCTGCCAGAAGATGGCCGCATGGATCTTGGCTACGCGCTTTTGAAAGTGATGGAGGATGCTGGCGAATTTGAGAAAGCCTGGCTGTTCCTGGCGAAAGCAAACCAGATCATGGCCAAACTGCACCCGCATGACAGGTCGAAAACCCAGCGCGACTTCGACCGTCTGGCCGCGTTTCTCAAGGATTTCGATGCGACGCGGATCGGTACGGTCGGGTATCAAAACAACCAAACCATATTCATCACCGGCCTCCCCCGATCGGGCACGACATTGGTGGAACAAATCCTTGCCAGCCATTCGACCGTAACCGGCGGCGACGAGCTGGGCATACTGCACCCGCTGGCTTTTGAGGCGGTGGCGCAGACTGACCGCGCCGGGGGCACGATCGCCGATATGACCCCTGATCAGCTGGAAGCGATTGGGCGCGACTATCAGGCGGCCATCGACATTCGGGTTCCAGGCGCAGAGCGGATCACGGACAAGACGATCTCGACCTATCAGATCGCGCCTTTGGCGTGGCTCGCGCTTCCCAATGCCAAGATCGTCGCCCTGCGCCGCGACCCACGCGACAATCTGTGGTCCATGTTCAAGAACCGGTTTGTCACCGGGTTGCACCTTTATTCCTACACCCAAGCCGATCTTGTCGACACATACCGGCTGTACACCGAATACCTGAGCCTGTGGCGGGACATGGCTCCTGACCGCCTTTATGAAATTGAGTACGAAGCGCTTGTAGCAAACCCGGAACAGGAAGTGCGCAAGCTGCTGGAGTTCTGCGGGCTGGACTGGGAAGATGCCTGCCTTGATTTCCATAAAACCGATCGAGATGTGAAAACCCTGTCGCTGGCGCAGGTGCGCCAGCCACTGTACAATTCCTCGATTGGGAAATGGCGGAGATATGAGCCGCAATTGGCCGAGATGGTTGAAGGTCTGAAAGGACTGGACGGCGTTCCCGACGACTAAGGGCGCGCGCCCTGCCCGGCTATTTCCGCGCCCGACTAAAGGTCTTGCTGCGCCCCAAACTCGCCCACCGCGCGCCCAAGGTCGGCGGACAGCCGGATGTAAACCTTGTCGAGCGCTTCGAACATGGCGTGGTTCAGCGCGTGACCAGCCTCGGTTTCAGAAAACGCGACATAAGCATCCAACACGTCTTGTGATACCGGGTCATAGGCCGTCGTCAGGAAGGCAAACAGCCATTCGGATGTATCGCGCCGGATTTCGACCTCCTGCGACCAGACCTCGAACAGGATTTCTTGTTCTGTCAGCTTCTCGCCATCGACGGGATGCGCATCCGTCAAAGCGCGCAAGAACGCATAGTTCGAGTTGAGCGCGCCCATGACATTGCGTTCAATCAGGTCGTTCACTTCAACAAACTGCAAAATGGAGTCTTCATGTTGCGTCAGGGCGCGTCCGCTTAACCAAGTGCTGCGCGCGCGGTCTTCAACATCACTGTCCAGAAACGCCCGACGCGCGGTGATTTCAAGGTCAACGACGGTCTGCATGTCCTCAGATTTATAAAAGTCGCACAACGCATTCAAATACGAGACATCCAGCGCCTCCTCCATCGCGTGCTCGGCTTCTATCTGCAGGCGGTCGGGGTCATAGATGGCCTGTACGCGCCTTTGCCACGGATCGCCGCCGGGATGGCCCAACAGATCAACGTCAGCGTCCAGCGCCATGCTGGCCCCCTCCTCGCGCATGATATCAAGAAGATCATTCAGACGCAGCAGCGACCATAGTTCATCATAAGCTTGAGCCTCAGATTGCGCTGTCGGTGTCGCATCGTTGCTCGCGGCAGAGGTCGCCGTCGAAAATGGGAGCACGGCCAGCGCCGAGAGCACCGCAACGGCGCAAAGGGTATGCCGCGCCCGGCGTTTCATCACAACTCTTGCTCGGGCTGCAGGTCTGCCAGACGGCTGGCCAGTGTTTCATACCGTTCCGCCATGATCTGATATTGAACCGCATTCAAAATCTCATAGACCTGCCCCATTTTCGGGTCCTGAAGCGCGGCAAGATAATCAATCAGCGCTTCATCTGTCAGATCGCGATACGCATAGGCATTGGCCACAAGGCTGTTTACCTCAATGTTTTTGCGCATCTCGCCTGCTTGTTCCATCAACATCAGGCGCAGGTCTTCCTCGGAAATGTCAAAATCGCTCACGCCCGCCGCGACAGCCCCCATAAGATAGCGGACCTGAATTTCCACGATGGATTTGATCGCCGTTTCGGTTGACCCGATAGCTTTGCCCATTTCGCGAAACAATTCGATCCGAATACTGTTTTGTTCCAGCAACTCGCCGGTCAGCCGTTCGCCTTCGGCATATTTTTTTGTGTCATCAGCCATATGGCTTTCATTTTCGACCTCAACCAATCGTTGACCCAATGCACTGCCATAGAAACCCGCGCCGTGATCCAGCAGGTCATCGGGCATCACCGCTGCAATCATCTCAACCGCCTCAGCGATCATCTCGTCGGGGTTAAACACCTCTTCCGCTAGTTGAACCCACTGGCGGCCAAACATGTCGGGATCTTCCCCGGTCATGGCTGGCCCGGCCATGGCCCCTTGCTGGATCGAAGCGATTGCCACATCAAAGCCCGTGACCTCAAGGAACTCGCGAATGTCTTGTTCTTCCGCGGCCTGCGCCACTGACAGTGTCCCCAGTATCATAAGAACAAAGGCAAAGACTGGTGCCAATATGTTGAGTTTCATTGGATTCACGGCCCTTTCGGCTGGTCGGTTTTGCCGCAGAGTAGCCGCGCGTGCGTCAAGTGCCAAGGTCTGCCCGTTCACGAAACCGCTGGTCGGCGGTGATTTGTACAAAAAATGGCTTGCACATGCAGCGTGGGCGATTTATCCCCCGCAAGACCCCCGCGGAGAGGTGCCGGAGTGGTCGAACGGGGCGGTCTCGAAAACCGTTGTGGGTGCAAGCCTACCCAGGGTTCGAATCCCTGTCTCTCCGCCATTTGCTTTTGTTTTATTGGCAATTATTGGGTTTTGTATTCCAACCAATAATCTACTCACGAAAAATTAGGCCTTCAGTTGTTTGACTGGTCGTCCGCACTGGACCTAAGGCATACAAGATCAGCTGTGGAACATTTGGCTAGCATGAGGCGGGATGGAACCGAGATCACAAGAACTCATTCATTTCCCCTTAATTAGTATTACAACATTTAGGCCCAGATTCGAGCATGATCATCGCAGTTGTTCATTCGAAAGCCAGCACGCTTGCGGCGAGGACTAAAAATCGATGCCGATCATAACGAAGGTCAGGATTGAGCCAAAAACTGCCATCCAGTCATCACGGTAGTCACGGCCCGACTGACTAACATTGGAACTGCTCGCTGCATATTAAGGCTTTGAACGATCTCAAAGCAGAGACATGGCTTTTTCAGCCCACCCTTTCGCGGCTTCCGCTGTGCCCCAAAAGCGGGCGCATAAGGATTGGGGTCAGATACATGGGAAACTGGTAGCAACCCAAAAACAAAAGGAAATCGTCGGTTTGTGTCGCAGACGATGCGACAAGGAAAAGCGCAACATTGCGGTTTCCGGCCGCCAGAGCCATGGGCGCTGCGTTGTGCTTGATTCCTGACCGGCGCAGTCCCGCATATGCTAAAGCCTGTAGGCCAAGGTTGGCAGCCATGGCGACAAAAAGCCATTTAACCAGCGTCCAAGGGGCGCTCGACAAGGCAGGTGCCACAGCGCTCATTAAGCCAACCACGATTACGGCCAGGGCAAGCGACGTCAGCCCGTCAAGCGCTTGAATTTCAAGCTCACGCATTTCGGGCCGAAATATCGCGCGCAGCAGGAAGGCCAATGTGATAATTGCGCAGATCGAAAGCCCAAGGCGCAAAGCGGCGTAAACTGCTTCCGATAGGTCTCCAAGCGCTGGTGAGAACCAAAAGATGGGTATGATTGTAAGCGGCAGGATCAGTGTGCCAAGGATGAGTAACCGAAAGGCTGGCTCGGGCGCTTGGCCAAGCAGTACCGCCATATTTGGATTAGCGGTTAAAGACGGTGCGGCAAGCATGAGTGTCAATGCGATGGCAACGGGACTATGTGCGAGGCCAAAGACTGCAAACAAGGCAATGCAAAGCAACGGCAAAACCAGTTGGTAGACGAGCACAACCCCAAGCGTGTTGCGGGTTCGGCTGAGCCCATCCAGCGCGGAAGGCAGTCCAACACGAAATGCCGTGAGAAAGAGCAAAAGCAGCACCAATTCGCTTAGCCATGGGCGCAGTGCCGAAGCAACGCCGGGCAAGACAAGCCCAGCGACAAGCCCCAATACCAGAACAAAGCGCCCATAGCGCGCAATGAACCCAAGCGTTTGAAGCATCCGCGTTTAGCCACCCGGACCTTGGCGGATATTGTCAGGCAGCCATGTGGCCAGTTCAGGCCAGATCACCAGGATAACCACCATAAGCAGCATAAGGCCCACCATCGGGATCGCTGTCTTGGCGATGTACCCGATATCGTGTCGGGTCATTCCTTGTAGCACGAATAGGTTAAAGCCGATGGGCGGTGTGACCTGTGCGGTTTCGATGACCACCACAAGGAAGATCCCAAACCAGATCACATCAATGCCAGCGGCACGGATCATCGGTTCGACAATCGCCATTGTTAAAACAACGGACGATAGCCCATCCATGAACATCCCAAGTATCAGGTAGAACACGGTCAACACGGCGATAAGCGCTACAGGCGAAAGGTTGTAGCTTTCGATCAGCTCTGCAAGCGCACGCGGCAGGCCCGTGAAGCCCATCGAAAGCGACAAAAAGGCAGCCCCCATCAGGATAAAGGCGATCATGGCCGAGGTTTTCGTTGCCCCCATCAAGCTGTCTTGGAACGTCTTCCAATCGAGAGAACCTTGCATAGCGGAGAGCGCAAGCGCTCCCAGAACGCCAACAGCAGCAGCCTCGGTGGCGGTGGCATAGCCAAGATACATCGAGCCAATGACCACGAATACAAGACCGAAGAGCGGCAGCAGAAAGCGGCTTTCGGCAAGGCGTTGGCCAAAGGGCATCGGGGGTTCTGGCGCGGGTCGCTGCTCGTTGTAAATAAAGTGCCATGCCATGATGTAGAGCATGAAAAGCCCTGCCAAGACGAGGCCGGGAAAGACACCCGCCATGAACAGCTTGGTGATGCTTTCATTGATCGTGACGCCGTAGACGATCAGTGTAAGCGACGGTGGGATCATCAGCCCAAGCGTCGCAGCACCCGCCAATGTGCCGATGATCATATACTCTGGGTAACCGCGTTTACGCAGCTCGGGGATCGACATTTTACCGACCATATTCAGCGTCGCAGCAGAGGAACCGGAAACCGCCGCGAAGATCGTGCAGCCCGCGATATTGGTGTGCAACAAGCCCCCGGGCAAAAAGCGCATCCAGGGTGCAAGGCCGCGGAACATATCTTGGGATAACCGCGTTCGATACAAGATCTCGCCCATCCAGATAAAGAGCGGTAAGGCCGTGAGGGTCCAGCTTGAGGCGCCTGTCCAAATGGTCGTTATCATCGCATCGCCGGCGGGGCGCGTCGTAAACAGCTCCATCCCGACCCAAGCCACGCCCATAAGCGCAAGCCCGATCCAGACGGATCCGCCCAGAAGGGTGAAGAGCACGAACAGAAATATCGCTGTGGCGTATAATTCGCTCATTCCAGAACCTCCCCGTGAATTTGGCTTTCCCGAAGCGCGAGCAGCCGTATGAGGTAATCCCAAATTGCGACGGCTAAAAGCACCGTACCAATCGACATTGGCAATTGTGGCAGCCACACCGGTGTGTATACCCATTCAGAGCCAGTATTGGCCCACATCTCTGCCCATTTGGCGGGAGAGTTGGAGAACATGGACACGAAAGTCAGCAACCATTCCGGGACGAAATCCTGTCCTTGCGTGCGGTCGTTGAGCATCTCGGACATGATGTTGGTTTTGATCGCGTAGCGGGCAAAATAGGTGGCGGTTATGGCCGCGATGAACATCGCCCCAGCATCAAGCCAGAACTTGGTGTGCCGATTGAGATTGAGCAAAACGGACACGCGGATGTGGCCACCTTGCGTCAGCGTATAAGCCAACGCAAAAAAGGATGTCGCAGCCATGGCATAGCCGGCATATTCGGTCGATCCTGGAAACGTGAGGTTGGACCAGCGGGCAATCATCTGTCCGATAATCAAAAGCAGGATTAGCACCATAAAGCATGCGGCCAGTGCGCCGGCAGCCCTGTAGATTTTATCGAGAAACCTCCAGACAGGCGACAAAAACGCAGCTGCTTTTGGCCCCTTCCAGAGACAAAAGAGCGCCAGAAGCGCTGGAAACACAAAGAGCCAGACCCATAAGGGCAGCCCCAAAAATGGTTGCCAATCTCGCATCGAATATCCCCTGAAATGGTGTGGCAGCGGCCTCAGTCTGAACGAGGCCGCTACCTTAAAGCTTAGTTGGCGTTGTATGCATCAAGGATAGCTTGGCCATCCTCGCCCACCTCTGCCAGCCAGTCGGCCGTCATTTTCGCGCCGATGGCCTCAAGTTCCGCAAGGAACTCGGCACCCGCGTCGTCAACTTTCATACCGTTGGCTTCCAGCTGTTCG
This window contains:
- the obgE gene encoding GTPase ObgE, whose amino-acid sequence is MKFLDLAKVYIRSGSGGGGCVSFRREKFIEYGGPDGGDGGRGGDVIVEVVDGLNTLIDFRYQQHFFAGNGRPGMGKQRTGPDGDDIVLRVPVGTEILDEDEETVIADMTEVGQRFILAKGGNGGFGNLHFTSSTNRAPRRANPGQEGVERTIWLRLKLIADVGLLGLPNAGKSTFLAATSNARPKIADYPFTTLHPNLGVVGVDNAEFVVADIPGLIEGASEGRGLGDLFLGHVERCSVLLHLVDGTVEDVVADWQTIITEIEAYGDILGGKPRVTVLNKIDALDEEEQAEKRTALEAVAGPVMLMSGVAQQGTTEVLRALRKEISEDRIRQKPEVEEETWRP
- a CDS encoding GNAT family N-acetyltransferase, with translation MMTRLVTDRLMMRRAQPSDVDDYHRIVSDYEVVKWTASWPWPAEIAHTTERCKPFDPELGMVGPVFHQSKMVGMMGIGSHYEDGPELGYMFAAEHWGNGYATEMARALIDHCWARYDWGVIGACAYDDNPASVRVLEKLGFSETAPAMGACKARGGTFPMRCYRLPRPRRI
- a CDS encoding GNAT family N-acetyltransferase, whose amino-acid sequence is MSCKIEIKTERFTLRPLTSADGHDVVRLLDDYEVARWLTVVPHPYRFSDYTGFLAHLADTSVLGGLAIEEDGQVLGVVGLDPTLGYWLGRPHHGRGVMTEAAGGLINWAFRNHPIDQISSGYFEGNAASQTVLHKLGFRTTGKIESVYCVSQGIDVKLVKVDLNRADWEGAQ
- a CDS encoding GNAT family N-acetyltransferase → MKHVEISRQPVIEAERFVLRPVRRSDVGMLSIYTADERVASGTRSIPHPLPPGVAEAFVDRALQDGRDEDVWVMDAAHAEGREVLGVISLSRLDRGQSQLGYWVAPGFWNSGIASEAVQALVAANPQENTTIFAEVFQDNAASARVLTHAGFEYIGDAESHSVARNANVPTWTYIRKMM
- the rpmA gene encoding 50S ribosomal protein L27, with amino-acid sequence MAHKKAGGSSRNGRDSAGRRLGVKKFGGQVVIPGNIIVRQRGTKMWPGANVGMGKDHTIFATVEGHVQFHKGLKGRTFISVLPVAEAAE
- a CDS encoding 50S ribosomal protein L21, whose product is MFAVMKTGGKQYKVQAGDVLRVEKLAADAGETVQFNEILMVGATVGTPTVSGAGVQAEVIDQIKGEKVIHFVKRRRKHSSKRTKGHRQQLTLLRVTDILEKGADKSGVKAAIGAGSVPGGVAAAPAKKAAAKKAAPKKAAKAEAPAAAAADDLTAITGVGPAAAKKLADAGITTFAQLAAVDVDSFEAVKVKPEWVEQAKTLA
- a CDS encoding tetratricopeptide repeat-containing sulfotransferase family protein, which encodes MLPLNSNQIPAMFNRALGLARAGKSREALDLLSQLSKMAPKRAEIPFHMAQIHLQAGRPKDASQLLAHAAKLAPSEVKVWQAYAAAIAAYGDDGARKDAKAQLKAAKLGQRDRKAIAKAMDATLSSTARVSSKVSADEINALVARVNAGQMAEAEAQARQLIATRGKSEILSTIHGAALASLGRTDEAEAAFRTALKIDADYGEAAAQLGQLLLATGRRHEAKDILLHARRLIPHNPIVLGNLGKLFHELGAPRDALDCLDLLLKQDPDNRLALLTRAQAHVTLENAAQAIADLDHLERLTPATGDTLALGAVAHKLAGDADRARDLIDTALAAEPKSLRVVTIAANILQQEGAMDAADTVLRAALARGVRSGTVYRMIAQGKKLAPDDPLIDEMEDLWARDDLPEDGRMDLGYALLKVMEDAGEFEKAWLFLAKANQIMAKLHPHDRSKTQRDFDRLAAFLKDFDATRIGTVGYQNNQTIFITGLPRSGTTLVEQILASHSTVTGGDELGILHPLAFEAVAQTDRAGGTIADMTPDQLEAIGRDYQAAIDIRVPGAERITDKTISTYQIAPLAWLALPNAKIVALRRDPRDNLWSMFKNRFVTGLHLYSYTQADLVDTYRLYTEYLSLWRDMAPDRLYEIEYEALVANPEQEVRKLLEFCGLDWEDACLDFHKTDRDVKTLSLAQVRQPLYNSSIGKWRRYEPQLAEMVEGLKGLDGVPDD
- a CDS encoding TRAP transporter large permease; this translates as MSELYATAIFLFVLFTLLGGSVWIGLALMGVAWVGMELFTTRPAGDAMITTIWTGASSWTLTALPLFIWMGEILYRTRLSQDMFRGLAPWMRFLPGGLLHTNIAGCTIFAAVSGSSAATLNMVGKMSIPELRKRGYPEYMIIGTLAGAATLGLMIPPSLTLIVYGVTINESITKLFMAGVFPGLVLAGLFMLYIMAWHFIYNEQRPAPEPPMPFGQRLAESRFLLPLFGLVFVVIGSMYLGYATATEAAAVGVLGALALSAMQGSLDWKTFQDSLMGATKTSAMIAFILMGAAFLSLSMGFTGLPRALAELIESYNLSPVALIAVLTVFYLILGMFMDGLSSVVLTMAIVEPMIRAAGIDVIWFGIFLVVVIETAQVTPPIGFNLFVLQGMTRHDIGYIAKTAIPMVGLMLLMVVILVIWPELATWLPDNIRQGPGG
- a CDS encoding TRAP transporter small permease → MRDWQPFLGLPLWVWLFVFPALLALFCLWKGPKAAAFLSPVWRFLDKIYRAAGALAACFMVLILLLIIGQMIARWSNLTFPGSTEYAGYAMAATSFFALAYTLTQGGHIRVSVLLNLNRHTKFWLDAGAMFIAAITATYFARYAIKTNIMSEMLNDRTQGQDFVPEWLLTFVSMFSNSPAKWAEMWANTGSEWVYTPVWLPQLPMSIGTVLLAVAIWDYLIRLLALRESQIHGEVLE